A genomic stretch from Flavobacterium nitratireducens includes:
- a CDS encoding TatD family hydrolase, with translation MKYFNLHTHQYTNNADILELVNQYPQEFDANLTNYSIGIHPLFIDENRLESDFQILEEKAASPACLAVGECGLDKRSETSFDIQLNVLERQLLIAEKYQKPVVIHCVLAFQELMEMKKRLGISTAVIIHGFAKKEQLAKQLLDNGFYLSFGKNLLRNPELEAVFLSVPEDRFFLETDMVEEGIEEVYALAAKYKKITITELQQIITKNVDSVFRNTK, from the coding sequence ATGAAGTACTTTAATTTACATACGCATCAATATACTAATAATGCTGATATTTTAGAATTAGTTAATCAATACCCACAAGAGTTTGATGCTAATTTGACTAACTATTCAATTGGAATCCATCCTTTATTTATTGATGAAAATAGATTAGAAAGTGATTTTCAAATTCTAGAAGAAAAAGCGGCTTCACCAGCTTGTTTAGCAGTTGGAGAATGCGGATTGGACAAACGTAGTGAAACGTCTTTTGATATTCAATTAAACGTCTTAGAAAGACAATTATTGATTGCCGAAAAATACCAAAAACCTGTTGTAATTCATTGTGTTCTGGCTTTTCAGGAATTGATGGAAATGAAAAAACGACTAGGAATATCTACAGCGGTTATTATTCATGGTTTTGCCAAAAAAGAACAATTAGCTAAGCAATTATTGGATAATGGATTTTACCTTTCTTTTGGGAAAAATTTATTGCGAAATCCTGAGTTAGAAGCTGTTTTTCTAAGTGTCCCAGAGGATCGCTTTTTCTTAGAAACAGATATGGTAGAAGAAGGCATTGAGGAGGTGTATGCCTTAGCGGCAAAATATAAAAAAATAACAATAACAGAATTACAACAAATAATTACTAAAAATGTTGATTCTGTTTTTAGAAATACTAAATAA
- a CDS encoding BlaI/MecI/CopY family transcriptional regulator, with protein MEKLTNKEEEIMQILWKLEKAFVKEVMAEITDEKPHYNTLSTIIRNLEEKGYVSYNAFGKTHQYFPIVKMEDYRKKFIKTAIDTYFDSSYKNMVSFFAKEEKISADELREILAMIEKKNDYGKCIPLPHQS; from the coding sequence ATGGAAAAGCTAACGAACAAAGAAGAAGAAATCATGCAAATTTTATGGAAGTTGGAAAAGGCTTTTGTAAAAGAAGTAATGGCTGAAATCACAGATGAAAAGCCTCACTACAACACGCTTTCTACTATTATTCGCAATCTGGAAGAAAAAGGATACGTATCGTATAATGCCTTTGGGAAAACCCATCAATACTTCCCTATTGTAAAAATGGAAGATTACAGAAAGAAATTCATAAAAACAGCCATTGATACCTATTTCGATAGTTCCTACAAAAATATGGTTAGCTTTTTTGCTAAAGAAGAAAAAATATCAGCTGATGAATTACGCGAAATTTTAGCAATGATTGAAAAAAAGAATGATTATGGAAAATGTATTCCTTTACCTCATCAAAGCTAG
- a CDS encoding SsrA-binding protein, producing MFKILAKINKLCLPSFTKQGLDLAKAKKWQLAIIAYRYYVTIRAVDQ from the coding sequence ATGTTTAAAATCTTAGCCAAAATCAACAAACTGTGTTTGCCTAGTTTCACCAAACAAGGACTTGATTTAGCTAAAGCCAAAAAGTGGCAATTGGCTATTATTGCTTATCGTTATTATGTTACTATTCGAGCAGTAGATCAATAA
- a CDS encoding S9 family peptidase, which translates to MIEKLQPPVAKIIPTELEKFGDLRIDNYFWLNDRENPEVIEYLNQENEYYQKMTAHTKDFQAKLFEEMKARIKEQDESVPYLYNGYYYITRYETGKKLSYLFPKKGSLTAAEEILFDCNVLAEGQSYFKLGAMSISPDNKLALFSTDVIGRRIYTIQVKNLETNEILADKIEKVTGSAVWANDNKTIFYSKQDEVTLRSDSIFKHKLGTKQEEDVLVYFEKDDTFSVDIAKSKSRKYLAIESGSTLTTEYRILNADNPDGKFKIFQKRKRGVEYSINHYKDSFYIVTNKDKAENFKLMKTPEEATSVENWVEIIGHREDVLLEDIEIFSNYLVLEERTGGLNKIRIMSWDGKEEYYLPFGSETYTAYTSTNVDFDTEILRYSYQSMATPSSIIDFNMRTKEKEVKKEQEVLGGTFDKNNYIEERVWATAKDGTKVPISMVYRKEIEKNGNNPLLLYAYGSYGHSMDAYFSSTRLSLLDRGFIYAIAHIRGGEDLGRQWYEDGKLLHKKNTFTDFIDCSKYLIECNYTSPAHLYAEGGSAGGLLMGVIINEAPEMYNGVIAQVPFVDVMTTMLDESIPLTTGEYDEWGNPNVKKYYQYMRSYSPYDNIKKQAYPNMYVSTGLHDSQVQYWEPAKWVAKLRTFKNDDTVLFLDTNMDAGHGGASGRFEALKELAKEFSFLLDLEKIEN; encoded by the coding sequence ATGATAGAAAAATTACAACCGCCTGTTGCTAAAATCATACCTACCGAATTAGAGAAATTTGGAGATCTTAGAATCGATAATTATTTTTGGTTAAATGACCGCGAAAATCCTGAAGTCATTGAATACCTTAACCAAGAAAATGAGTATTATCAAAAAATGACTGCTCATACAAAGGATTTCCAAGCTAAATTATTTGAAGAAATGAAAGCCAGAATCAAGGAACAGGACGAATCAGTTCCTTATTTGTACAATGGCTATTATTATATTACCCGCTATGAAACGGGAAAAAAATTATCCTATTTATTCCCGAAAAAAGGAAGTCTTACAGCAGCCGAAGAAATTCTTTTTGACTGTAATGTTTTGGCCGAAGGACAATCTTACTTCAAGTTAGGAGCTATGAGTATTAGTCCGGATAATAAGTTGGCTCTTTTTAGTACAGATGTTATTGGGAGAAGAATTTATACGATTCAGGTCAAGAATTTAGAAACCAATGAGATTTTAGCAGATAAAATTGAAAAAGTTACCGGTTCGGCTGTTTGGGCTAACGACAATAAAACTATTTTTTACTCGAAACAAGATGAGGTTACTTTGCGTTCCGATTCTATTTTTAAACATAAATTAGGAACGAAACAAGAAGAGGATGTCTTAGTTTATTTTGAAAAAGACGACACTTTTAGCGTAGATATTGCCAAATCAAAATCGCGTAAATATCTGGCTATCGAATCAGGAAGTACATTGACTACTGAATATCGTATTTTGAATGCAGATAATCCGGATGGGAAATTCAAGATTTTTCAAAAACGAAAAAGAGGTGTAGAATATAGCATCAATCATTATAAAGACAGTTTTTATATAGTAACGAATAAAGATAAGGCTGAAAATTTCAAATTAATGAAAACCCCTGAGGAGGCTACTTCTGTAGAAAATTGGGTAGAAATTATTGGACATCGTGAAGATGTTTTGCTAGAAGATATTGAAATTTTTTCCAATTATTTGGTACTTGAAGAAAGAACAGGAGGCTTAAATAAAATCCGAATAATGTCTTGGGATGGTAAGGAAGAGTATTATTTGCCTTTTGGCAGTGAAACCTATACGGCTTATACTTCTACAAACGTTGATTTTGATACGGAAATTTTGCGTTACAGTTACCAGTCAATGGCAACGCCTTCTTCGATTATTGATTTTAATATGCGTACCAAAGAAAAGGAGGTTAAAAAAGAACAAGAAGTTTTAGGTGGTACTTTTGATAAAAATAATTACATAGAAGAACGTGTTTGGGCTACTGCCAAAGACGGTACTAAAGTGCCTATTTCGATGGTTTACCGCAAAGAAATAGAGAAAAACGGAAATAATCCACTGTTGCTATATGCTTATGGATCTTATGGACATTCAATGGATGCTTATTTTTCTTCTACACGCTTGTCATTGTTAGATAGAGGTTTTATTTATGCAATAGCGCATATTCGTGGTGGAGAAGATTTGGGAAGACAATGGTATGAAGATGGAAAATTACTTCATAAAAAAAATACATTTACGGATTTTATTGATTGTTCCAAGTATTTGATTGAATGTAACTATACTTCGCCAGCTCATTTATATGCCGAAGGAGGTTCGGCAGGTGGATTACTGATGGGGGTAATTATCAACGAAGCACCAGAGATGTACAATGGAGTCATCGCTCAAGTGCCATTTGTAGATGTTATGACTACAATGCTTGACGAAAGTATACCATTGACAACTGGAGAATACGACGAATGGGGAAATCCAAATGTTAAAAAATATTATCAGTACATGAGATCGTATTCGCCTTACGATAATATAAAAAAACAAGCTTATCCAAATATGTATGTTTCAACTGGCTTGCATGATTCACAAGTACAGTATTGGGAACCAGCAAAATGGGTTGCTAAGCTAAGAACATTTAAAAATGACGATACTGTTTTGTTCTTGGATACGAACATGGATGCAGGTCATGGAGGGGCTTCAGGAAGGTTTGAAGCACTCAAAGAATTAGCAAAAGAATTTAGTTTTTTACTAGATTTGGAAAAAATTGAAAACTAA
- a CDS encoding YbaB/EbfC family nucleoid-associated protein, producing MDLMGMMGKLKETQNKIEATKKRLDTVLVDEQSTDGLLKVTITANRTIKSISIADELLEDKEQLEDYMILVLNKAIEKATKVNEAELDAVAKMDMPMIPGMDNLFK from the coding sequence ATGGATTTAATGGGAATGATGGGTAAATTAAAAGAAACCCAAAACAAAATTGAAGCAACTAAAAAACGTTTAGATACCGTTCTTGTTGACGAACAAAGTACTGACGGACTATTAAAAGTAACAATCACAGCTAACAGAACAATTAAATCGATCTCAATTGCTGATGAATTATTAGAAGATAAAGAGCAACTAGAAGACTATATGATTTTAGTCTTGAACAAAGCCATTGAAAAAGCAACCAAAGTGAATGAAGCCGAACTAGATGCTGTTGCCAAAATGGATATGCCAATGATTCCGGGGATGGACAATTTGTTTAAATAA
- a CDS encoding adenine phosphoribosyltransferase, translated as MKLENYIRDIQGFPKEGILFKDITPLLNNAEATQECVRILVKSLKGQQINKVVGAESRGFLFGMLLAHELKAGFVPVRKPNKLPYETISASYDLEYGTDTLEIHKDAIQKGDKVLIHDDVLATGGTAKAVCELVEKLGGEIVQLNFLMELTFLNGRQKLNGYDIFAALTY; from the coding sequence ATGAAGTTAGAAAACTATATTCGTGATATTCAAGGTTTTCCAAAAGAAGGAATTTTGTTTAAAGATATAACACCATTATTAAATAATGCCGAAGCTACCCAAGAATGTGTTAGGATATTGGTGAAATCCTTAAAAGGACAACAAATAAATAAGGTAGTTGGAGCTGAAAGTCGCGGATTTTTATTCGGAATGTTGTTGGCTCATGAATTAAAAGCGGGATTTGTACCAGTACGCAAACCGAATAAATTGCCTTATGAAACCATTTCGGCTTCTTATGACTTAGAATACGGAACAGACACTTTAGAAATTCATAAGGATGCCATTCAAAAAGGGGATAAGGTTTTAATTCATGATGATGTATTAGCAACAGGTGGAACAGCAAAGGCGGTTTGTGAATTAGTAGAAAAGTTGGGTGGCGAAATTGTTCAATTGAATTTCCTGATGGAACTAACGTTTCTAAATGGAAGACAAAAGTTAAACGGCTATGACATTTTTGCTGCTTTGACTTATTGA
- a CDS encoding tRNA threonylcarbamoyladenosine dehydratase, which yields MAQWTERAELLFKKEGLEKLQNAKVMVVGLGGVGSFAAEFLARAGVGNMIIVDGDVVDITNINRQLPALHSTVGEPKVTIVGDRLMDINPELNLTRVKEFLSPERAFELVSEDMDYVLDCIDSITPKLNLIVGCKKKKVKIITNMGAGGKMQAGKVTVKDISKTDVCPLAKVVRKRLRKMGVKKGVKAVFSMEKPDETSVKMTDGTNFKKSFYGTNSYMPALFGLHAAETVIRDLLK from the coding sequence ATGGCACAGTGGACCGAAAGAGCGGAGCTTTTATTTAAAAAAGAAGGATTAGAGAAATTACAAAATGCAAAAGTCATGGTGGTAGGATTGGGTGGTGTAGGCTCTTTTGCTGCCGAATTTTTAGCCCGTGCAGGTGTGGGAAATATGATTATTGTAGACGGGGATGTAGTGGATATTACAAATATTAACCGTCAATTGCCTGCTTTGCATTCTACAGTGGGTGAACCAAAAGTAACTATTGTAGGAGATCGTTTGATGGATATAAATCCTGAATTGAATTTAACACGTGTAAAAGAATTTCTTTCGCCAGAGCGTGCTTTCGAATTGGTTTCAGAAGATATGGATTATGTTTTGGATTGTATCGATAGTATTACTCCTAAATTGAATTTGATTGTTGGCTGCAAGAAAAAGAAAGTAAAAATTATCACTAACATGGGAGCGGGTGGAAAAATGCAAGCTGGTAAAGTGACTGTAAAAGATATCAGCAAAACGGATGTTTGTCCCTTAGCTAAAGTGGTACGTAAGCGTTTGAGAAAAATGGGCGTAAAAAAAGGAGTAAAAGCGGTTTTCTCTATGGAAAAACCAGATGAAACAAGTGTAAAAATGACTGATGGGACTAATTTCAAAAAATCTTTTTACGGAACCAATAGCTATATGCCAGCCTTGTTTGGTTTACACGCTGCTGAAACGGTTATTCGTGATCTTTTAAAGTAA
- a CDS encoding DUF1684 domain-containing protein, translated as MRYILLFTILLQSFFGFSQEKFDLAAAKKYQKTLNKEYADPKTSPLEPNDLANFKGLDFYPISAKYFVVAKFVRTPNEKPFKMATSTARQPFYVKYGEAHFEIDGQKCQLNLYQSLDLIKDPKYKYDLFLPFFDKTSGKESYIGGKYIDVKIPKGNTIVIDFNTSYNPYCAYSHHYSCPKVPMENDLKVAIRAGVKKFND; from the coding sequence ATGAGGTATATTCTATTATTTACTATTTTATTGCAAAGCTTTTTTGGCTTTAGCCAAGAAAAATTTGATTTAGCTGCTGCTAAAAAATACCAGAAAACATTAAATAAAGAATATGCCGACCCCAAAACAAGTCCGTTAGAGCCAAATGATTTGGCAAATTTTAAAGGTTTGGATTTTTATCCTATTAGTGCTAAGTATTTTGTTGTGGCTAAATTTGTAAGGACTCCCAATGAAAAACCATTCAAAATGGCTACTTCTACCGCAAGACAACCTTTTTATGTAAAATATGGAGAAGCTCATTTCGAAATCGACGGACAAAAGTGCCAATTGAATTTGTATCAAAGTTTAGATTTAATTAAAGACCCTAAGTACAAATACGATTTGTTTTTACCTTTTTTTGATAAAACATCAGGAAAAGAAAGTTACATAGGAGGAAAATATATCGATGTAAAAATCCCTAAAGGCAATACGATTGTGATTGACTTTAATACTTCATACAATCCGTATTGTGCTTATAGTCATCATTATTCATGTCCAAAGGTGCCAATGGAAAATGACTTAAAAGTAGCCATTCGTGCCGGTGTTAAAAAATTTAATGATTAA
- a CDS encoding M56 family metallopeptidase: MENVFLYLIKASGLITVFYLAYILLLRKETFFTGNRWFLLLGLFTSAILPLFFITKIIWVEPTTNSFDWSNIPITTVENNPEPEINWSLIAIVIYFLGSIVLFTKLLFDFYSLSKVFKGKVNIPQGKFKLIDVTENIAPFSFFKSIVYNSTLYTPTELENILEHEKVHSSQNHSIDVLLSRLFCIAFWFNPLIWLYKKAIIQNLEFIADNEAAKNTFDKKAYQLTLLKITTQENCVAITNHFYQSLIKKRIIMMNKNQSKKWNSWKYITVFPALVAFVLLFQIEVVAQEKETPKQENKTKSESIDLKSFKIEKDLKSLAKGKEIIINGKKSTQEELDQLKPYEIEKIDVSTISGKKTILVTTKNTNNKNSTDKIIVKATENTTLAQLDDNKKIRSILKQDLENEPLIILNGYKTPPGFKIEDIPTDQIAKIDVLKGIHAITKYGKKGENDVIEITTKEKNTKKEFELSNDNKVIGYKTIPDQEISGWKNKATDTLDVKKIITTPDTDIDKALIFIDGKKTKKSIKDLNMKNIESIEVLKGKNAIDKYGNKGKNGVIEIKTK, encoded by the coding sequence ATGGAAAATGTATTCCTTTACCTCATCAAAGCTAGTGGTTTAATTACTGTATTTTATCTGGCTTACATTTTACTGCTTAGAAAAGAAACTTTCTTTACTGGAAATCGATGGTTTTTACTTTTAGGGTTATTTACATCTGCCATTTTACCCTTATTTTTTATTACCAAAATCATTTGGGTCGAACCAACAACAAATTCGTTTGACTGGTCCAATATTCCAATAACAACAGTTGAAAATAATCCAGAACCCGAAATTAATTGGTCTTTAATTGCTATTGTTATTTACTTTTTAGGAAGTATAGTATTATTTACAAAACTACTTTTTGATTTTTATAGCTTATCCAAAGTGTTTAAGGGAAAAGTCAACATACCACAAGGAAAATTCAAATTGATTGACGTGACCGAAAACATTGCTCCTTTCTCCTTTTTTAAATCTATTGTGTATAATTCAACTTTGTATACTCCAACCGAATTAGAAAATATATTGGAACATGAAAAAGTACACAGCAGCCAGAACCACAGCATTGATGTACTCCTTTCAAGATTGTTTTGTATTGCTTTTTGGTTCAATCCATTGATTTGGTTGTACAAAAAAGCAATAATCCAAAACCTGGAATTCATTGCCGATAACGAAGCTGCAAAAAACACTTTTGATAAAAAAGCCTACCAGTTAACCCTGTTGAAAATTACCACACAGGAAAATTGTGTGGCCATTACCAATCATTTCTATCAATCCTTAATCAAAAAAAGAATTATTATGATGAACAAAAACCAATCTAAAAAATGGAATTCCTGGAAGTACATTACAGTATTTCCGGCACTTGTAGCCTTTGTGCTTTTATTTCAAATTGAAGTTGTTGCACAGGAGAAAGAAACTCCAAAACAAGAGAATAAAACAAAATCAGAATCTATTGATTTAAAATCATTTAAAATTGAAAAGGATTTAAAATCCTTAGCTAAAGGCAAAGAAATCATCATCAACGGAAAAAAATCAACTCAAGAAGAACTAGATCAATTAAAACCCTATGAAATTGAAAAGATAGATGTTTCAACTATTTCAGGTAAAAAAACAATTCTTGTAACTACAAAAAACACAAACAACAAAAACAGCACTGACAAAATTATTGTAAAAGCTACTGAAAATACTACTCTTGCTCAATTAGATGATAACAAAAAGATTCGTTCGATATTAAAACAAGATTTAGAAAACGAACCTCTCATTATTCTTAATGGTTACAAAACCCCTCCAGGTTTTAAAATTGAAGATATCCCTACAGACCAAATTGCAAAAATAGATGTATTAAAAGGAATTCATGCAATTACAAAATATGGCAAAAAAGGAGAAAATGATGTTATTGAAATCACAACAAAAGAAAAAAACACTAAAAAAGAATTTGAATTATCTAATGATAATAAAGTCATAGGATATAAAACAATTCCAGATCAGGAAATTAGCGGGTGGAAAAATAAAGCAACAGATACTCTAGATGTAAAAAAAATTATTACCACTCCTGATACTGACATCGATAAAGCCCTAATTTTTATAGATGGTAAAAAAACAAAAAAATCGATAAAGGATTTAAATATGAAAAATATTGAGAGTATAGAAGTATTAAAAGGGAAAAATGCTATAGATAAATACGGCAACAAAGGAAAAAATGGTGTTATAGAAATTAAAACTAAATAA
- a CDS encoding PLP-dependent cysteine synthase family protein, translating to MKEEINAYNNVLELIGNTPLIKINKVTEHLEGNFYAKVEAFNPGHSSKDRIALYIIEEAEKKGILSPGDTIIETTSGNTGFSLAMVSIIKGYNCILAVSSKSSKDKIDMLRSMGAKVYVCPAHVSADDERSYYSVAKRLHEETKGSVYINQYFNELNIDAHYNSTGPEIWKQTNGKITHLVACSGTGGTISGTAKYLKEQNPNIKILGVDAFGSVLKKYHETREFDAKEIYPYRIEGLGKNLIPSATDFDVIDKFMKVTDEESAHSAREITRKEGLFVGYTSGAVLQAIKQYAEEGEFDENSNVIAIFPDHGSRYMSKVFSDDWMNEQGFFDSINEEEVQKIEMIK from the coding sequence ATGAAAGAAGAAATAAATGCTTATAATAATGTTTTAGAACTGATAGGTAATACACCTCTTATCAAGATAAACAAAGTCACCGAACATTTAGAAGGTAATTTCTATGCTAAGGTAGAAGCTTTTAATCCGGGACATTCCTCTAAAGATAGGATCGCTTTATACATTATTGAAGAAGCAGAAAAAAAAGGTATTTTATCTCCTGGGGACACCATTATCGAAACAACTTCTGGTAATACTGGATTTAGTTTGGCCATGGTGAGTATTATCAAAGGGTATAATTGCATTTTAGCCGTAAGTTCTAAATCATCTAAAGATAAAATAGACATGCTTCGAAGCATGGGCGCTAAAGTATATGTTTGTCCTGCTCACGTTTCGGCAGATGATGAGCGTTCTTACTACAGTGTTGCTAAAAGATTACACGAAGAAACAAAAGGATCTGTTTATATTAATCAATATTTTAATGAGTTAAATATTGATGCACATTACAACTCTACTGGTCCGGAAATTTGGAAACAAACCAATGGTAAAATTACCCATCTTGTAGCCTGTAGCGGAACAGGAGGAACAATCTCAGGGACTGCTAAATATTTGAAAGAACAAAATCCTAATATTAAAATTTTAGGTGTTGATGCTTTCGGGTCGGTATTGAAAAAATACCATGAAACCAGAGAATTTGATGCAAAAGAAATTTACCCATACCGCATTGAAGGTTTAGGTAAAAATTTAATTCCTTCAGCTACTGATTTTGATGTAATCGACAAGTTTATGAAAGTTACAGATGAAGAAAGTGCACACTCGGCGAGAGAAATTACAAGAAAAGAAGGTTTGTTTGTAGGTTATACTTCAGGAGCCGTTTTACAAGCAATTAAACAATATGCAGAAGAAGGTGAGTTTGATGAAAACAGTAATGTGATTGCCATTTTCCCAGATCATGGTTCACGTTATATGAGTAAAGTATTCAGTGACGACTGGATGAATGAACAAGGATTCTTTGATAGTATCAATGAAGAAGAAGTACAAAAAATTGAAATGATTAAATAG
- a CDS encoding DUF2911 domain-containing protein produces MKRVLFVLVLVVFQLSSKAQVRIPEMSPKAVIKQVVGLTDVEIVYSRPSARGRSVLGNLVPFGQLWRTGANENTIITFGDDVVINGKTLKKGKYALFSVPNVQSWDIIFYTAIDNWGTPKEYDESKVALKATVQDQTLSKPVETFTIAINNLETSSATLDIAWENSYVSLKFEVPTKKIAIASIEKTLAGPTPEEYYTAAQYFYQSNSDIVKGREYIDKAVELSKSVPFYYLRLKSLIQAKQGDKKGAIETAKWSISAAEAAGNKEYVEMNKASIDEWSR; encoded by the coding sequence ATGAAGAGAGTATTGTTTGTTTTAGTACTTGTGGTTTTTCAATTGAGTAGTAAAGCTCAGGTTAGAATTCCAGAAATGAGTCCAAAAGCGGTTATCAAACAAGTTGTAGGATTAACCGATGTAGAAATTGTGTATTCCAGACCATCAGCTAGAGGACGATCTGTATTGGGGAATTTAGTTCCTTTTGGACAATTATGGCGTACAGGTGCTAATGAAAACACCATAATTACTTTTGGCGATGATGTAGTCATTAATGGAAAGACTTTGAAGAAAGGGAAATATGCTTTGTTTTCGGTTCCTAATGTGCAAAGTTGGGATATAATTTTCTATACCGCTATTGATAATTGGGGAACGCCAAAAGAATATGATGAGTCAAAAGTGGCTTTAAAAGCGACAGTTCAAGATCAAACTTTGAGCAAACCCGTTGAAACTTTTACTATTGCAATTAATAATTTAGAGACAAGTTCGGCTACTTTAGATATTGCTTGGGAGAATTCGTATGTGTCTTTAAAATTTGAAGTACCAACAAAAAAAATTGCAATTGCTAGTATCGAAAAAACATTGGCAGGTCCCACTCCTGAAGAATACTACACTGCAGCTCAATATTTCTATCAATCCAATAGTGATATCGTTAAAGGAAGAGAATACATAGACAAAGCAGTTGAGTTGTCTAAATCAGTTCCATTTTATTATTTACGATTGAAATCGTTAATCCAAGCTAAGCAAGGAGATAAAAAAGGGGCTATAGAAACCGCTAAATGGTCTATTTCGGCCGCAGAGGCTGCGGGTAATAAAGAATATGTTGAGATGAACAAAGCGAGTATCGACGAGTGGAGTAGATAA
- a CDS encoding HAD family hydrolase, with amino-acid sequence MIQTVIFDMDGVIVDTEPVHRYAYYKQFKELNIEVSEELYTSFTGNSTRNIFQKLKDIFQLEQDVEDLILRKRSIFNDAFDTKEDLELLAGVRNLIEDLHQNSVQLILASSASKVTIERIFNRFKLHEYFTHKVSGEDFPNSKPHPAIFEHAASLSIAPKENCIVIEDSTNGIIAAKAAGILCIGYNSEHSKDQDLSKADIVVNHFDELNYSIIKEIDCKLCKN; translated from the coding sequence ATGATACAAACTGTAATTTTCGACATGGATGGTGTAATTGTCGATACCGAACCAGTACACCGTTATGCTTATTACAAACAATTCAAAGAATTAAACATTGAAGTTAGTGAAGAATTGTATACATCTTTTACAGGAAATTCAACTCGAAATATTTTCCAAAAACTAAAAGATATTTTTCAGTTAGAACAGGATGTTGAAGATTTGATTCTAAGAAAACGAAGCATTTTTAATGATGCTTTTGATACGAAAGAAGATTTAGAATTATTGGCTGGAGTTCGCAATTTGATTGAAGATTTGCATCAAAATTCGGTGCAGTTAATTTTAGCATCTTCAGCTTCTAAAGTAACAATAGAACGCATATTTAATCGTTTTAAATTACATGAATATTTTACGCATAAAGTTAGTGGTGAAGATTTTCCAAATTCTAAACCACATCCTGCGATTTTTGAACATGCGGCTAGTTTATCGATAGCTCCAAAAGAAAATTGTATTGTTATTGAGGATAGTACAAATGGAATTATTGCAGCCAAAGCGGCAGGGATTTTGTGTATTGGATACAACAGTGAACATTCTAAAGATCAGGATTTATCCAAAGCAGATATCGTTGTAAATCATTTTGATGAATTAAACTATTCCATCATTAAAGAAATAGATTGTAAATTATGCAAAAATTAA